A single genomic interval of Lathyrus oleraceus cultivar Zhongwan6 chromosome 7, CAAS_Psat_ZW6_1.0, whole genome shotgun sequence harbors:
- the LOC127107427 gene encoding ATPase family AAA domain-containing protein At1g05910 isoform X1, whose translation MYPKRSSQDDPVSGPVRTSDRIKTRPPGYNRAPFLYYNSNLRRPRKNKNKTRTAASQIAKMLRPGPGNRKAHDSNANSGSANLRRSTRERRINVNLREFADSSGSEDADLMRRTYRPLRNQISNSVSRDDVVSSKRKRAVDTKPAPRREGLRPRRSKAAGSERLISESDDGQDLSEEKVEQDETENGDDVEENDAEDGHEREGDAEGEDEGEDEGDEDGDDEDGEEEQDGRRRYDLRNRADVRRFSMEEGKTRPRSPRRVLHQGMGTKVSRDVRKGGSRVHKRHRLTRPEDSDDSLLVDELDQGPAIPWGRGGGRSGPPFLFGGLDTHGTTAWGLNLAASGWGHQGDAFATLTSGIQTAGPSSKGGADIQPLQIDDSVSFDDIGGLSEYIDALKEMVFFPLLYPDFFASYHITPPRGVLLCGPPGTGKTLIARALACSASKAGQKVSFYMRKGADVLSKWVGEAERQLKLLFEEAQRNQPSIIFFDEIDGLAPVRSSKQEQIHNSIVSTLLALMDGLDSRGQVVLIGATNRIDAIDGALRRPGRFDREFNFPLPGCEARAEILNIHTRKWKHPPPEELKKELAASCVGYCGADLKALCTEAAIRAFREKYPQVYTSDDKFLIDVDSIRVEKCHFIEAMSTITPAAHRGATVHSRPLSLVVQPCLQRYLEKAMSTISDIFPPVSVASELTKLSMLSYGSAIPLVYRPRLLLCGGEGTGLDHLGPAVLHELEKFPVHSLGLPSLLSDPSAKTPEEALVHIFGEARRTTPSILYLPQFDVWWETAHEQLRAVLLTMLEELPSDLPILLLGTSSVALADVDEVPTSVFPHRSVYQVNMPSTEDRTLFFNRLIEAAMSILLERISNKSQDTGSRSELPRAPKLASGPKASELKAKVEAEQHALRRLRMCLRDVCNRILYDKRFNAFHFPVSDEDAPNYRSIIQNPMDIATILQHVDNSNYITCAAFLQDIDLIVSNAKAYNGDDYNGTRIVSRACELRDTVHGMLSQMDPALVAFCDKVASQGGPVHLPEELGDSTFPAVPVVQLGTTTRTSARLRHVQPEVNMDQGYEVLKRTKKIGDAVHTAESKSQDSIPVKSSQEQHQAHDEDSERIEPEAIDGDLLGSCTNNLADGSSLHDITMQDGEFSRQVESVKQHFVKRSEKYSIPQLERLYTRIMKGVFETKDKGMNHDDLKNSVLGFLLKFVEDDANF comes from the exons ATGTATCCCAAACGTTCTAGCCAGGATGATCCTGTTTCTGGGCCAGTACGCACAAGTGATAGGATTAAAACAAGGCCACCAGGTTATAACCGCGCACCATTCTTGTATTACAACTCAAATCTTAGGCGCCCCAGGAAAAACAAGAATAAGACGAGAACAGCAGCTTCACAGATTGCTAAGATGCTGCGTCCAGGTCCAGGGAATCGGAAAGCACACGATTCAAATGCTAAT TCTGGCTCGGCCAACCTTCGGCGCTCAACTAGGGAGAGAAGGATTAATGTAAATCTTCGGGAGTTTGCAGACAGCTCTGGATCCGAGGATGCAGACTTAATG CGTCGTACATATCGACCATTAAGAAACCAGATTAGCAACAGTGTCAGCCGGGATGATGTAGTATCTTCTAAGCGCAAGCGTGCAGTGGATACTAAACCAGCACCTCGACGGGAAGGTCTAAGGCCTCGTCGATCGAAGGCTGCTGGTAGTGAAAGATTAATTTCAGAATCAGATGATGGTCAAGACCTTTCAGAGGAGAAGGTTGAACAAGATGAAACAGAAAATGGAGATGATGTTGAGGAAAATGATGCAGAAGATGGTCATGAGAGGGAGGGAGATGCTGAGGGTGAAGATGAAGGCGAGGATGAAGGTGACGAGGATGGCGATGATGAAGACGGTGAAGAGGAGCAGGATGGAAGAAGGCGTTACGATCTTCGAAATCGTGCAGATGTCCGCAGATTCTCTATGGAGGAAGGGAAGACGCGGCCAAGGTCTCCTCGAAGAGTGTTACATCAAGGTATGGGAACCAAGGTCAGCAGGGATGTAAGGAAGGGTGGATCACGTGTTCACAAGCGCCACCGCTTAACTAGGCCTGAAGATTCGGATGACTCCCTTCTTGTGGATGAGTTGGACCAAGGCCCTGCTATTCCGTGGGGGCGAGGTGGTGGCAGATCTGGCCCGCCTTTTCTTTTTGGGGGCCTAGACACGCATGGAACAACAGCTTGGGGATTAAACCTTGCTGCCTCGGGTTGGGGTCATCAGGGCGATGCTTTTGCGACTCTAACTTCAGGGATTCAAACTGCTGGTCCAAGCTCTAAAGGAGGGGCAGATATCCAACCCTTGCAGATTGATGATAGTGTGAGTTTTGATGATATAGGTGGGCTCTCTGAATACATTGATGCTCTAAAGGAAATGGTTTTCTTTCCATTGTTGTATCCAGATTTTTTTGCAAGTTACCATATAACTCCACCTAGGGGGGTGTTGTTATGTGGCCCCCCTGGCACGGGAAAAACATTAATTGCAAGAGCTTTGGCTTGCTCTGCTTCAAAAGCTGGTCAGAAGGTTAGCTTTTACATGCGCAAAGGAGCAGATGTGCTAAGCAAGTGGGTAGGTGAGGCTGAAAGACAACTGAAACTACTTTTTGAGGAAGCACAAAGGAATCAACCTTCTATCATCTTCTTTGACGAAATTGATGGACTTGCACCCGTGAGATCTAGCAAGCAAGAACAAATTCACAATTCCATTGTGTCCACATTGCTTGCTTTGATGGATGGTCTTGATTCTCGTGGACAAGTTGTTTTAATAGGTGCTACCAACAGGATTGATGCTATTGATGGAGCCTTGCGACGTCCTGGCAGATTTGATCGTGAATTTAACTTTCCCTTACCTGGTTGTGAGGCACGTGCTGAAATATTAAATATTCATACTCGTAAGTGGAAACATCCTCCTCCAGAGGAACTGAAAAAGGAACTTGCAGCTAGTTGTGTAGGTTACTGTGGTGCTGACCTAAAGGCTCTCTGTACTGAAGCTGCCATTCGTGCTTTCCGTGAAAAATACCCACAGGTTTATACAAGTGATGACAAATTTCTCATCGATGTTGATTCTATCAGAGTAGAAAAGTGTCATTTTATTGAAGCAATGTCTACAATTACTCCTGCTGCTCATAGAGGAGCTACTGTGCACTCTAGGCCATTGTCACTTGTAGTTCAACCATGTCTTCAGAGATATCTGGAGAAAGCCATGAGTACTATATCTGATATTTTCCCTCCAGTATCTGTTGCATCAGAATTAACCAAACTTTCCATGCTTTCGTACGGGTCTGCAATTCCACTTGTATATCGACCTAGGCTTCTACTTTGTGGTGGTGAAGGCACAGGGCTG GATCATCTTGGGCCTGCGGTTTTACATGAACTGGAAAAATTTCCTGTGCATTCATTAGGACTTCCATCTCTTCTGTCAGATCCCAGTGCGAAGACACCGGAGGAGGCATTGGTACATATATTTGGTGAAGCTAGAAGAACGACACCATCAATTCTCTACTTACCACAATTTGATGTTTGGTGGGAAACT GCTCATGAACAGCTCAGAGCCGTTCTCCTGACTATGCTAGAAGAATTGCCATCTGACTTACCTATCTTACTTCTTGGTACATCCTCAGTTGCACTTGCTGATGTTGATGAAGTGCCTACTTCAGTTTTCCCTCATCGCTCAGT TTATCAAGTGAACATGCCATCTACCGAAGATAGGACCTTGTTTTTTAATCGTTTAATAGAAGCTGCTATGTCGATATTGTTGGAGCGAATCAGCAACAAATCCCAGGATACAGGAAGCCGTTCTGAACTTCCTAGGGCGCCAAAATTGGCGAGTGGCCCAAAGGCATCTGAGCTAAAAGCAAAGGTTGAAGCTGAGCAGCATGCACTTCGAAGATTGCGAATGTGCCTTAGAGATGTTTGCAACCG GATATTGTATGACAAACGGTTTAATGCCTTCCATTTTCCAGTCTCAGATGAAGATGCGCCTAATTATCGCTCAATTATACAGAACCCAATGGACATTGCTACTATCTTGCAGCATGTAGATAACAGCAACTATATTACATGTGCAGCATTCCTGCAGGACATTGATCTTATTGTTTCCAATGCCAAG GCTTACAATGGAGATGACTACAATGGCACTAGGATTGTCAGTAGAGCTTGTGAGCTCCGTGATACG GTGCATGGGATGCTCTCTCAAATGGATCCAGCACTGGTTGCATTTTGTGACAAGGTTGCTAGCCAAGGTGGCCCAGTTCATTTGCCTGAGGAATTAGGGGATTCTACGTTCCCCGCTGTTCCTGTTGTACAGCTGGGTACCACTACTAGAACTAGTGCTCGACTTCGTCATGTCCAACCAGAGGTTAACATGGATCAGGGTTACGAAGTATTGAAGCGGACTAAGAAGATCGGTGATGCTGTACATACAG CAGAAAGCAAATCACAAGATTCAATACCAGTAAAGTCCTCTCAGGAGCAGCATCAGGCACATGACGAGGATTCTGAAAGAATAGAACCTGAAGCAATTGATGGAGATTTGCTTGGATCTTGTACAAATAACCTTGCTGATGGTAGCAGCCTTCATGATATCACAATGCAAGATGGTGAATTTTCAAGACAGGTCGAGTCTGTTAAGCAGCATTTCGTTAAGCGCAGTGAAAAATACAGCATCCCACAACTTGAAAGGCTTTACACAAGAATCATGAAGGGTGTGTTTGAAACCAAAGATAAAGGAATGAATCATGATGACCTCAAGAATTCGGTTTTGGGGTTTTTGTTGAAATTTGTAGAGGATGATGCGAATTTCTGA
- the LOC127107427 gene encoding ATPase family AAA domain-containing protein At1g05910 isoform X2 gives MYPKRSSQDDPVSGPVRTSDRIKTRPPGYNRAPFLYYNSNLRRPRKNKNKTRTAASQIAKMLRPGPGNRKAHDSNANSGSANLRRSTRERRINVNLREFADSSGSEDADLMRRTYRPLRNQISNSVSRDDVVSSKRKRAVDTKPAPRREGLRPRRSKAAGSERLISESDDGQDLSEEKVEQDETENGDDVEENDAEDGHEREGDAEGEDEGEDEGDEDGDDEDGEEEQDGRRRYDLRNRADVRRFSMEEGKTRPRSPRRVLHQGMGTKVSRDVRKGGSRVHKRHRLTRPEDSDDSLLVDELDQGPAIPWGRGGGRSGPPFLFGGLDTHGTTAWGLNLAASGWGHQGDAFATLTSGIQTAGPSSKGGADIQPLQIDDSVSFDDIGGLSEYIDALKEMVFFPLLYPDFFASYHITPPRGVLLCGPPGTGKTLIARALACSASKAGQKVSFYMRKGADVLSKWVGEAERQLKLLFEEAQRNQPSIIFFDEIDGLAPVRSSKQEQIHNSIVSTLLALMDGLDSRGQVVLIGATNRIDAIDGALRRPGRFDREFNFPLPGCEARAEILNIHTRKWKHPPPEELKKELAASCVGYCGADLKALCTEAAIRAFREKYPQVYTSDDKFLIDVDSIRVEKCHFIEAMSTITPAAHRGATVHSRPLSLVVQPCLQRYLEKAMSTISDIFPPVSVASELTKLSMLSYGSAIPLVYRPRLLLCGGEGTGLDHLGPAVLHELEKFPVHSLGLPSLLSDPSAKTPEEALVHIFGEARRTTPSILYLPQFDVWWETAHEQLRAVLLTMLEELPSDLPILLLGTSSVALADVDEVPTSVFPHRSVYQVNMPSTEDRTLFFNRLIEAAMSILLERISNKSQDTGSRSELPRAPKLASGPKASELKAKVEAEQHALRRLRMCLRDVCNRILYDKRFNAFHFPVSDEDAPNYRSIIQNPMDIATILQHVDNSNYITCAAFLQDIDLIVSNAKAYNGDDYNGTRIVSRACELRDTVHGMLSQMDPALVAFCDKVASQGGPVHLPEELGDSTFPAVPVVQLGTTTRTSARLRHVQPEVNMDQGYEVLKRTKKIGDAVHTESKSQDSIPVKSSQEQHQAHDEDSERIEPEAIDGDLLGSCTNNLADGSSLHDITMQDGEFSRQVESVKQHFVKRSEKYSIPQLERLYTRIMKGVFETKDKGMNHDDLKNSVLGFLLKFVEDDANF, from the exons ATGTATCCCAAACGTTCTAGCCAGGATGATCCTGTTTCTGGGCCAGTACGCACAAGTGATAGGATTAAAACAAGGCCACCAGGTTATAACCGCGCACCATTCTTGTATTACAACTCAAATCTTAGGCGCCCCAGGAAAAACAAGAATAAGACGAGAACAGCAGCTTCACAGATTGCTAAGATGCTGCGTCCAGGTCCAGGGAATCGGAAAGCACACGATTCAAATGCTAAT TCTGGCTCGGCCAACCTTCGGCGCTCAACTAGGGAGAGAAGGATTAATGTAAATCTTCGGGAGTTTGCAGACAGCTCTGGATCCGAGGATGCAGACTTAATG CGTCGTACATATCGACCATTAAGAAACCAGATTAGCAACAGTGTCAGCCGGGATGATGTAGTATCTTCTAAGCGCAAGCGTGCAGTGGATACTAAACCAGCACCTCGACGGGAAGGTCTAAGGCCTCGTCGATCGAAGGCTGCTGGTAGTGAAAGATTAATTTCAGAATCAGATGATGGTCAAGACCTTTCAGAGGAGAAGGTTGAACAAGATGAAACAGAAAATGGAGATGATGTTGAGGAAAATGATGCAGAAGATGGTCATGAGAGGGAGGGAGATGCTGAGGGTGAAGATGAAGGCGAGGATGAAGGTGACGAGGATGGCGATGATGAAGACGGTGAAGAGGAGCAGGATGGAAGAAGGCGTTACGATCTTCGAAATCGTGCAGATGTCCGCAGATTCTCTATGGAGGAAGGGAAGACGCGGCCAAGGTCTCCTCGAAGAGTGTTACATCAAGGTATGGGAACCAAGGTCAGCAGGGATGTAAGGAAGGGTGGATCACGTGTTCACAAGCGCCACCGCTTAACTAGGCCTGAAGATTCGGATGACTCCCTTCTTGTGGATGAGTTGGACCAAGGCCCTGCTATTCCGTGGGGGCGAGGTGGTGGCAGATCTGGCCCGCCTTTTCTTTTTGGGGGCCTAGACACGCATGGAACAACAGCTTGGGGATTAAACCTTGCTGCCTCGGGTTGGGGTCATCAGGGCGATGCTTTTGCGACTCTAACTTCAGGGATTCAAACTGCTGGTCCAAGCTCTAAAGGAGGGGCAGATATCCAACCCTTGCAGATTGATGATAGTGTGAGTTTTGATGATATAGGTGGGCTCTCTGAATACATTGATGCTCTAAAGGAAATGGTTTTCTTTCCATTGTTGTATCCAGATTTTTTTGCAAGTTACCATATAACTCCACCTAGGGGGGTGTTGTTATGTGGCCCCCCTGGCACGGGAAAAACATTAATTGCAAGAGCTTTGGCTTGCTCTGCTTCAAAAGCTGGTCAGAAGGTTAGCTTTTACATGCGCAAAGGAGCAGATGTGCTAAGCAAGTGGGTAGGTGAGGCTGAAAGACAACTGAAACTACTTTTTGAGGAAGCACAAAGGAATCAACCTTCTATCATCTTCTTTGACGAAATTGATGGACTTGCACCCGTGAGATCTAGCAAGCAAGAACAAATTCACAATTCCATTGTGTCCACATTGCTTGCTTTGATGGATGGTCTTGATTCTCGTGGACAAGTTGTTTTAATAGGTGCTACCAACAGGATTGATGCTATTGATGGAGCCTTGCGACGTCCTGGCAGATTTGATCGTGAATTTAACTTTCCCTTACCTGGTTGTGAGGCACGTGCTGAAATATTAAATATTCATACTCGTAAGTGGAAACATCCTCCTCCAGAGGAACTGAAAAAGGAACTTGCAGCTAGTTGTGTAGGTTACTGTGGTGCTGACCTAAAGGCTCTCTGTACTGAAGCTGCCATTCGTGCTTTCCGTGAAAAATACCCACAGGTTTATACAAGTGATGACAAATTTCTCATCGATGTTGATTCTATCAGAGTAGAAAAGTGTCATTTTATTGAAGCAATGTCTACAATTACTCCTGCTGCTCATAGAGGAGCTACTGTGCACTCTAGGCCATTGTCACTTGTAGTTCAACCATGTCTTCAGAGATATCTGGAGAAAGCCATGAGTACTATATCTGATATTTTCCCTCCAGTATCTGTTGCATCAGAATTAACCAAACTTTCCATGCTTTCGTACGGGTCTGCAATTCCACTTGTATATCGACCTAGGCTTCTACTTTGTGGTGGTGAAGGCACAGGGCTG GATCATCTTGGGCCTGCGGTTTTACATGAACTGGAAAAATTTCCTGTGCATTCATTAGGACTTCCATCTCTTCTGTCAGATCCCAGTGCGAAGACACCGGAGGAGGCATTGGTACATATATTTGGTGAAGCTAGAAGAACGACACCATCAATTCTCTACTTACCACAATTTGATGTTTGGTGGGAAACT GCTCATGAACAGCTCAGAGCCGTTCTCCTGACTATGCTAGAAGAATTGCCATCTGACTTACCTATCTTACTTCTTGGTACATCCTCAGTTGCACTTGCTGATGTTGATGAAGTGCCTACTTCAGTTTTCCCTCATCGCTCAGT TTATCAAGTGAACATGCCATCTACCGAAGATAGGACCTTGTTTTTTAATCGTTTAATAGAAGCTGCTATGTCGATATTGTTGGAGCGAATCAGCAACAAATCCCAGGATACAGGAAGCCGTTCTGAACTTCCTAGGGCGCCAAAATTGGCGAGTGGCCCAAAGGCATCTGAGCTAAAAGCAAAGGTTGAAGCTGAGCAGCATGCACTTCGAAGATTGCGAATGTGCCTTAGAGATGTTTGCAACCG GATATTGTATGACAAACGGTTTAATGCCTTCCATTTTCCAGTCTCAGATGAAGATGCGCCTAATTATCGCTCAATTATACAGAACCCAATGGACATTGCTACTATCTTGCAGCATGTAGATAACAGCAACTATATTACATGTGCAGCATTCCTGCAGGACATTGATCTTATTGTTTCCAATGCCAAG GCTTACAATGGAGATGACTACAATGGCACTAGGATTGTCAGTAGAGCTTGTGAGCTCCGTGATACG GTGCATGGGATGCTCTCTCAAATGGATCCAGCACTGGTTGCATTTTGTGACAAGGTTGCTAGCCAAGGTGGCCCAGTTCATTTGCCTGAGGAATTAGGGGATTCTACGTTCCCCGCTGTTCCTGTTGTACAGCTGGGTACCACTACTAGAACTAGTGCTCGACTTCGTCATGTCCAACCAGAGGTTAACATGGATCAGGGTTACGAAGTATTGAAGCGGACTAAGAAGATCGGTGATGCTGTACATACAG AAAGCAAATCACAAGATTCAATACCAGTAAAGTCCTCTCAGGAGCAGCATCAGGCACATGACGAGGATTCTGAAAGAATAGAACCTGAAGCAATTGATGGAGATTTGCTTGGATCTTGTACAAATAACCTTGCTGATGGTAGCAGCCTTCATGATATCACAATGCAAGATGGTGAATTTTCAAGACAGGTCGAGTCTGTTAAGCAGCATTTCGTTAAGCGCAGTGAAAAATACAGCATCCCACAACTTGAAAGGCTTTACACAAGAATCATGAAGGGTGTGTTTGAAACCAAAGATAAAGGAATGAATCATGATGACCTCAAGAATTCGGTTTTGGGGTTTTTGTTGAAATTTGTAGAGGATGATGCGAATTTCTGA
- the LOC127107428 gene encoding uncharacterized protein LOC127107428 isoform X1 encodes MNMVDSLDVCPTEDAIEVFLQHLVDPLLPEKSSVKDNPTPSQQESMAKQVRSAVLLYNYYHRKQHPELEYLPFNEFCKLVVVLRPPLLAYMQFMQNFNEVELIDVEKQLSLTEKAIMDACDVCKCLDASKNAPNMEGWPISKVSILLIDGKKENCFLLFGSITEGVWSVVEKSIDASSQNSEVTPEMNNTNKRKRVVKKSKKEDLKVDEDGLLQIGYSAVKEATGINNTDIMLLESYTAYSQNKEKAASRFFIMQCSQSINQEIIKVPLKDVIESLQGPLVKKGSSSWTITPAVAYFHVLPYSEIITQCISRKESLEQKVNNESCSPSPCNFIKEAREMDVNGSSIYPTQNREKRQNITKTIQVSEDQEKNNASEHFNSNGSASAIQAMKVDSTNMIVNGGGTTNIVSCGKLCANSPNTSYEKETTDACTQSLNNSNSDTKKLQSRHDSKKTLSRTAISSLIRKRNELALQQHKIDDEIASCDEKIQRMITDGKDDYESMIECIMEGCNDVSVTNQEGMGGQQSFPRKRDLSELQSSCQDLDRVMQ; translated from the exons ATGAACATGGTGGATTCATTAGATGTGTGTCCAACTGAGGATGCAATTGAGGTATTTTTGCAACATTTGGTTGATCCATTACTGCCAGAAAAATCTTCTGTCAAAGATAATCCCACACCTTCTCAACAGGAATCAATGGCTAAAcag GTGCGTTCTGCTGTCTTACTGTACAACTACTACCACAGGAAACAACATCCAGAACTAGAATATCTGCCATTTAACGAATTTTGCAAGTTGGTTGTGGTTCTAAGGCCACCTTTACTGGCATATATGCAATTCATGCAAAATTTTAACGAAGTAGAGCTTATTGATGTGGAGAAGCAGCTATCATTAACAGAAAAAGCGATCATGGATGCATGTGATGTCTGTAAATGTTTAGATGCATCAAAGAATGCTCCTAATATGGAGGGATGGCCCATTTCGAAAGTTTCTATCCTTTTAATCGATGGCAAGAAGGAGAACTGCTTTTTGCTGTTTGGTTCCATCACCGAGGGGGTATGGTCTGTGGTTGAAAAAAGTATAGATGCCTCCAGCCAAAATTCTGAAGTTACACCAGAAATGAATAATACAAACAAAAGGAAAAGAGTCGTTAAAAAGTCTAAAAAAGAGGACTTAAAGGTTGACGAAGATGGACTTCTACAAATTGGGTATTCTGCTGTAAAGGAAGCCACAG GTATCAATAACACTGATATTATGCTTTTGGAAAGCTACACTGCCTATTCCCAAAACAAAGAGAAGGCGGCTTCTCGCTTTTTTATAATGCAGTGCTCCCAGTCAATCAATCAGGAAATTATTAAAGTTCCTCTCAAAGATGTAATTGAAAG CTTGCAGGGTCCTTTGGTCAAAAAGGGTTCTAGCAGTTGGACGATCACTCCAGCTGTGGCTTACTTCCATGTGCTTCCTTATTCTGAAATAATCACACAGTGCATTTCTAG AAAAGAATCGCTGGAGCAGAAAGTGAACAATGAAAGCTGTTCTCCCAGTCCATGCAATTTCATCAAGGAGGCCCGTGAAATGGATGTCAACGGATCTTCAATTTATCCAACTCAAAATAGAGAAAAGCGACAAAACATCACCAAAACTATACAAGTTAGTGAAGATCAAGAAAAAAACAATGCATCTGAGCATTTTAACTCCAATGGCTCTGCTAGTGCTATTCAG GCTATGAAGGTTGATTCGACAAATATGATCGTCAATGGAGGTGGAACCACCAATATTGTTTCTTGCGGCAAGCTTTGTGCCAATAGTCCAAATACCTCGTATGAAAAAGAAACAACAGATGCATGTACTCAAAGTTTAAATAATTCTAACTCAGATACAAAGAAGCTCCAAAGTCGTCACGATTCTAAAAAGACACTGTCGCGAACTGCCATATCTTCTCTAATACGAAAGAGGAATGAGCTG GCCCTTCAGCAACACAAAATTGATGACGAGATCGCTAGTTGTGATGAAAAGATTCAGAGAATGATAACTG ATGGGAAAGATGACTATGAATCGATGATAGAATGCATTATGGAAGGATGTAACGATGTATCTGTAACAAATCAAGAAGGCATGGGTGGACAACAAAGCTTCCCTCGTAAGAGAGATTTGTCAGAGCTGCAAAGTTCATGCCAG GATCTAGATCGTGTTATGCAATGA
- the LOC127107428 gene encoding uncharacterized protein LOC127107428 isoform X2 — protein sequence MQFMQNFNEVELIDVEKQLSLTEKAIMDACDVCKCLDASKNAPNMEGWPISKVSILLIDGKKENCFLLFGSITEGVWSVVEKSIDASSQNSEVTPEMNNTNKRKRVVKKSKKEDLKVDEDGLLQIGYSAVKEATGINNTDIMLLESYTAYSQNKEKAASRFFIMQCSQSINQEIIKVPLKDVIESLQGPLVKKGSSSWTITPAVAYFHVLPYSEIITQCISRKESLEQKVNNESCSPSPCNFIKEAREMDVNGSSIYPTQNREKRQNITKTIQVSEDQEKNNASEHFNSNGSASAIQAMKVDSTNMIVNGGGTTNIVSCGKLCANSPNTSYEKETTDACTQSLNNSNSDTKKLQSRHDSKKTLSRTAISSLIRKRNELALQQHKIDDEIASCDEKIQRMITDGKDDYESMIECIMEGCNDVSVTNQEGMGGQQSFPRKRDLSELQSSCQDLDRVMQ from the exons ATGCAATTCATGCAAAATTTTAACGAAGTAGAGCTTATTGATGTGGAGAAGCAGCTATCATTAACAGAAAAAGCGATCATGGATGCATGTGATGTCTGTAAATGTTTAGATGCATCAAAGAATGCTCCTAATATGGAGGGATGGCCCATTTCGAAAGTTTCTATCCTTTTAATCGATGGCAAGAAGGAGAACTGCTTTTTGCTGTTTGGTTCCATCACCGAGGGGGTATGGTCTGTGGTTGAAAAAAGTATAGATGCCTCCAGCCAAAATTCTGAAGTTACACCAGAAATGAATAATACAAACAAAAGGAAAAGAGTCGTTAAAAAGTCTAAAAAAGAGGACTTAAAGGTTGACGAAGATGGACTTCTACAAATTGGGTATTCTGCTGTAAAGGAAGCCACAG GTATCAATAACACTGATATTATGCTTTTGGAAAGCTACACTGCCTATTCCCAAAACAAAGAGAAGGCGGCTTCTCGCTTTTTTATAATGCAGTGCTCCCAGTCAATCAATCAGGAAATTATTAAAGTTCCTCTCAAAGATGTAATTGAAAG CTTGCAGGGTCCTTTGGTCAAAAAGGGTTCTAGCAGTTGGACGATCACTCCAGCTGTGGCTTACTTCCATGTGCTTCCTTATTCTGAAATAATCACACAGTGCATTTCTAG AAAAGAATCGCTGGAGCAGAAAGTGAACAATGAAAGCTGTTCTCCCAGTCCATGCAATTTCATCAAGGAGGCCCGTGAAATGGATGTCAACGGATCTTCAATTTATCCAACTCAAAATAGAGAAAAGCGACAAAACATCACCAAAACTATACAAGTTAGTGAAGATCAAGAAAAAAACAATGCATCTGAGCATTTTAACTCCAATGGCTCTGCTAGTGCTATTCAG GCTATGAAGGTTGATTCGACAAATATGATCGTCAATGGAGGTGGAACCACCAATATTGTTTCTTGCGGCAAGCTTTGTGCCAATAGTCCAAATACCTCGTATGAAAAAGAAACAACAGATGCATGTACTCAAAGTTTAAATAATTCTAACTCAGATACAAAGAAGCTCCAAAGTCGTCACGATTCTAAAAAGACACTGTCGCGAACTGCCATATCTTCTCTAATACGAAAGAGGAATGAGCTG GCCCTTCAGCAACACAAAATTGATGACGAGATCGCTAGTTGTGATGAAAAGATTCAGAGAATGATAACTG ATGGGAAAGATGACTATGAATCGATGATAGAATGCATTATGGAAGGATGTAACGATGTATCTGTAACAAATCAAGAAGGCATGGGTGGACAACAAAGCTTCCCTCGTAAGAGAGATTTGTCAGAGCTGCAAAGTTCATGCCAG GATCTAGATCGTGTTATGCAATGA